The following are encoded in a window of Acidobacteriota bacterium genomic DNA:
- the trpC gene encoding indole-3-glycerol phosphate synthase TrpC: protein MSDILEKIVARKRERLAASQAALPFSELRTLVAPQPGERFIRALQGDDINIIAEIKRRSPSKGVIRENFDPVSIARNYTANGAAALSVLTEEDFFDGSLDYLRGVRAVTPLPLLRKDFIFDEYQLWEAAHAGATCILLIAAMLEPAQFNDLLQTAYGLGLDVLVEVHDRAELEKVLPYDVRLLGINNRNLRTFHTTLDTSLQLAADLPQSLTLVSESGLRTRADLDLLRGAGFHAFLIGEELMRAADEGAALRSLLEAQ from the coding sequence ATGAGCGATATTCTCGAAAAAATCGTCGCCCGCAAACGTGAGCGCCTCGCTGCCAGTCAAGCCGCGTTGCCGTTTAGCGAATTGCGCACGTTGGTCGCGCCCCAACCCGGCGAGCGTTTCATCCGCGCCTTGCAAGGTGATGACATCAACATCATTGCCGAAATCAAACGCCGCTCGCCTTCCAAAGGTGTCATTCGCGAGAACTTCGACCCGGTGAGCATTGCCCGCAACTACACGGCCAACGGCGCGGCGGCGCTTTCGGTGCTGACTGAAGAAGACTTCTTCGACGGTTCGCTCGACTATCTGCGTGGGGTGCGCGCAGTGACGCCGCTGCCGCTGTTGCGCAAGGATTTCATCTTCGATGAATATCAGCTTTGGGAAGCCGCGCACGCCGGGGCCACTTGCATCCTGTTGATCGCGGCCATGCTGGAACCGGCGCAGTTCAACGATCTGCTGCAAACGGCCTATGGCTTGGGCCTGGATGTGCTGGTCGAAGTCCATGACCGGGCGGAGTTGGAAAAGGTTTTACCCTATGACGTGCGCTTGCTGGGCATCAACAATCGCAATCTGCGCACCTTCCACACGACGCTCGACACTTCGTTGCAGTTGGCGGCGGATTTGCCGCAGTCGCTGACGCTGGTTAGCGAGAGCGGGTTGCGCACGCGCGCCGACTTGGACTTATTACGTGGCGCAGGCTTTCACGCCTTTTTGATTGGCGAAGAATTGATGCGCGCGGCGGATGAAGGCGCAGCGTTACGCAGCCTGCTTGAGGCGCAGTGA
- a CDS encoding peptidylprolyl isomerase — MKRLRIADCGLRIGLLSFCLLFCCDVLAQTIPPARKKNAPKPEAEAPPVSLEEAAKLDAVITTELGVIRFEFFPTKAPKHVQAFIKNARAGFYDGSAFHRAISRGVVQGGDPLLKDAKTPRARWGTGALNQLPDEFSEVSHLSGIVSTVRLPGKANSGGAQFFICVSDQTQLNGEYSAFGQVTEGMDVATKISLGAADAEQKLTTPIKIISIKIEPKREEPFKDASVNDMRREVLLMTSLGPITIALDPELAPEHVRNFLKLVQSGWYDHTSFHRIVSGFVVQGGMGATRNVNGQPQSHYADQWVHNLKGEFSPVRKHIRGVLSMARTDDPNSANTSFFLMLAPASHLDGKYTIFGKMVDGFDTLDKIEKVLRREDGQTPVERIELIEATIKP, encoded by the coding sequence ATGAAGAGATTGCGGATTGCGGATTGCGGATTGCGGATTGGGTTGCTGAGTTTCTGCCTGTTGTTCTGTTGCGACGTGTTGGCACAGACGATTCCGCCCGCGCGCAAGAAGAATGCGCCGAAGCCGGAAGCCGAAGCGCCGCCCGTTTCGCTGGAAGAAGCCGCCAAGCTGGATGCTGTTATTACGACTGAGTTGGGCGTGATTCGTTTCGAGTTCTTCCCGACCAAAGCGCCGAAACACGTGCAGGCCTTTATCAAAAACGCGCGCGCCGGTTTTTATGACGGCTCGGCCTTTCATCGCGCCATCAGTCGCGGCGTCGTTCAAGGCGGCGACCCGTTGCTGAAAGATGCCAAAACACCACGTGCGCGCTGGGGCACGGGCGCATTGAATCAACTGCCGGATGAGTTCAGCGAAGTCAGCCATCTGAGCGGCATCGTCTCGACCGTGCGCCTGCCCGGCAAAGCCAACAGCGGCGGCGCGCAGTTTTTCATCTGCGTTTCAGATCAAACGCAACTCAACGGCGAGTATTCCGCTTTCGGCCAAGTGACCGAAGGCATGGACGTCGCCACGAAAATCTCGCTGGGTGCGGCGGATGCCGAACAGAAGCTGACCACGCCAATCAAGATCATCAGCATCAAGATCGAACCCAAACGCGAAGAGCCGTTCAAGGATGCCAGCGTGAACGATATGCGCCGGGAAGTTTTGCTGATGACTTCGCTCGGCCCGATCACCATTGCGCTTGATCCCGAACTCGCGCCGGAACACGTGCGCAACTTTTTGAAGCTGGTGCAGAGCGGCTGGTACGATCACACCTCGTTCCACCGCATCGTTTCGGGCTTTGTCGTGCAAGGCGGCATGGGCGCGACGCGCAACGTCAACGGCCAGCCGCAGAGCCATTACGCCGATCAGTGGGTGCACAATCTCAAAGGCGAATTCAGCCCGGTGCGCAAACACATTCGCGGCGTGCTCTCGATGGCGCGCACGGACGATCCCAATTCGGCCAACACCTCATTCTTTCTGATGCTGGCGCCAGCGAGTCACTTGGATGGCAAATACACGATCTTCGGCAAGATGGTGGACGGCTTCGACACGCTGGACAAGATCGAAAAAGTGTTGCGGCGCGAGGACGGGCAAACGCCGGTGGAGCGGATTGAATTGATTGAGGCGACGATTAAACCGTAG
- a CDS encoding aminodeoxychorismate/anthranilate synthase component II: MILVIDNYDSFTYNLVQHLGELGGHLHVARNDQITIAEIERLAPERIVISPGPCTPNEAGISLAIFEHFAGKLPLLGVCLGHQALGQAFGGKVIRAPYLMHGKTSQILHDGKGLFAGLDNPFTATRYHSLIVERESLPPVLEITATTSDGLIMGLRHREFVCEGVQFHPESIMTVAGKRLLQNFLKLPAHS, encoded by the coding sequence ATGATTCTCGTCATAGACAACTACGATTCTTTCACCTACAACCTCGTGCAACATCTGGGCGAGTTGGGCGGGCACCTGCACGTCGCGCGCAATGACCAGATCACCATTGCCGAGATTGAACGCCTCGCGCCTGAACGCATCGTTATTTCGCCCGGCCCCTGCACGCCCAATGAAGCAGGTATCTCGCTCGCCATCTTTGAACACTTCGCGGGTAAGCTGCCTTTACTGGGCGTTTGTCTGGGCCATCAGGCGCTGGGGCAGGCGTTTGGCGGCAAGGTGATTCGCGCGCCGTACTTAATGCACGGCAAGACCAGCCAGATTTTGCACGATGGCAAGGGGCTGTTTGCAGGGCTGGACAATCCGTTCACTGCCACGCGCTACCACTCATTGATTGTCGAACGCGAGAGCCTGCCGCCCGTGTTGGAAATAACGGCGACGACTTCGGATGGCCTGATTATGGGCTTGCGGCATCGCGAATTCGTTTGCGAGGGGGTGCAGTTTCATCCCGAATCCATCATGACTGTGGCGGGCAAACGGCTGCTGCAAAACTTTCTCAAGCTGCCGGCGCATTCCTGA
- a CDS encoding phosphoglycerate dehydrogenase encodes MKILISDNLAKVGVELLQQRGKFEVDFKPGLKPEELKAAIGDYDGLIVRSESKVTADIIAAADKLKVIGRAGSGVDNIDTPAATARGIVVMNAAAGNSVTTAEQTIALLLSLARKTPQAHAKLKNGVWDKKSFMGTELQGKTLGVIGLGNIGKIVASRAQGLAMKVIAYDPFITKEAAAKAGIEVGSLHDVFTRADFVTVHTPLTDETRGIVGTAAFEKMKKGVRIINCARGGLVDETALYNAIKSGKVAGAALDVFVKEPVPTDHPLLTLDEVIVTPHLGASTNEAQDSVAVIIAEQVANYLETGAIAGAVNVSAVSAEALKVVGPYLTLGEKLGGFQAQYFDKPVSEVQINYSGEVADLDVKPITQAILTGLLAPFSARVNQVNASVIAEERGLRVTEAKARAPQDYAALIEVIVKGEDAQASVAGTLFGRDDLRIVAIDDYRVEALPKGNLLLIRNDDKPGVVGRVGTFLGEHFINIAQLNLSRNRAGGTAMSVYQVDEALRGSTLQELAQVPLVLSVKQINL; translated from the coding sequence ATGAAAATCTTGATTAGCGACAATCTAGCAAAGGTCGGCGTCGAATTGCTGCAACAACGCGGCAAGTTCGAGGTGGACTTCAAACCCGGTCTCAAACCCGAAGAACTCAAAGCCGCCATCGGCGATTATGACGGCCTGATCGTGCGCAGCGAATCGAAAGTCACCGCCGACATCATCGCCGCCGCCGACAAGCTCAAGGTCATCGGACGCGCCGGTTCGGGCGTAGACAACATTGACACGCCCGCCGCCACGGCGCGTGGCATCGTCGTGATGAATGCGGCGGCAGGCAACAGCGTCACGACCGCCGAACAAACCATCGCGCTGTTGCTGTCGCTGGCCCGCAAAACGCCGCAAGCGCACGCCAAGCTGAAAAATGGCGTTTGGGACAAGAAGAGTTTCATGGGCACCGAACTGCAAGGCAAAACCCTCGGCGTCATCGGCCTGGGCAACATCGGCAAAATCGTGGCTTCGCGTGCGCAAGGCCTGGCGATGAAAGTCATTGCTTACGATCCCTTCATCACCAAAGAAGCCGCCGCCAAAGCGGGCATCGAAGTCGGCTCGCTTCACGATGTATTCACGCGCGCGGATTTCGTCACCGTACACACGCCGCTCACCGACGAGACACGCGGCATCGTGGGCACGGCGGCGTTTGAAAAGATGAAGAAGGGCGTGCGCATCATCAATTGCGCGCGTGGCGGGCTGGTGGACGAGACGGCGCTTTACAACGCGATCAAGTCGGGCAAAGTCGCGGGCGCGGCGCTCGACGTTTTCGTCAAAGAACCCGTGCCGACCGATCACCCCTTGCTCACGCTGGATGAAGTCATCGTCACTCCGCATCTGGGCGCTTCCACCAACGAAGCCCAGGACTCGGTGGCTGTCATCATCGCCGAACAAGTGGCGAATTACCTGGAAACCGGCGCGATTGCGGGCGCGGTCAACGTCTCTGCCGTCAGCGCCGAGGCCTTGAAAGTCGTTGGCCCCTACCTGACGCTGGGCGAAAAGCTCGGCGGCTTCCAAGCGCAATACTTCGACAAACCGGTGAGCGAGGTTCAAATCAATTATAGCGGCGAAGTCGCTGACCTGGATGTCAAACCGATCACCCAAGCGATCCTGACGGGCTTGCTCGCGCCCTTCAGCGCCCGCGTCAATCAGGTCAACGCCTCGGTCATCGCCGAAGAGCGCGGCTTGCGTGTGACCGAAGCCAAAGCGCGCGCGCCGCAGGATTACGCCGCCCTGATCGAAGTCATCGTCAAAGGCGAAGACGCCCAGGCCAGCGTGGCCGGTACGCTCTTTGGACGCGACGATCTGCGCATCGTCGCGATTGACGATTACCGCGTCGAAGCCCTGCCCAAAGGCAATCTGCTGCTGATTCGCAACGACGACAAACCCGGCGTTGTCGGGCGCGTCGGCACCTTCCTGGGCGAACATTTCATCAACATCGCGCAGTTGAATTTGAGCCGCAATCGTGCAGGCGGCACGGCGATGTCGGTGTATCAAGTGGACGAGGCATTGCGCGGTTCGACGTTGCAAGAGTTGGCGCAAGTGCCGTTGGTGTTGTCAGTGAAGCAGATCAATCTTTAG
- the trpD gene encoding anthranilate phosphoribosyltransferase, which translates to MLQPLLNKLMTGADLAQTEAAQLLDALLADDVTDAQIAAALIALALKGETAEELAGFATTMRGRAARIVAPHAKFIDTCGTGGSPAKTFNVSTAAAFVVAAAGLPVAKHGNVGVTSKAGSADVLRALGVRVDLPPARVGEIFAEIGLCFMFAPLHHAATKRVAIVRRELGVRTIFNLLGPLTNPAGAPFQVIGVSNAAAVSKVAHALAHLGTQRAWVVRGEDGLDEITLAGRTLVYEVAPAGVEQLDITPGHFDVPRHSLETLRGESAAANAATIRAILQGELTGAARDLVLINAAANLYVAELCDSLQAAFELARETVESGAALAKLEALREVSQ; encoded by the coding sequence ATGCTCCAACCGCTGCTCAACAAATTGATGACGGGGGCCGACCTCGCCCAAACCGAAGCGGCGCAGCTGCTGGACGCGCTCTTGGCTGATGACGTCACCGACGCGCAAATCGCGGCGGCGCTGATTGCCCTGGCGCTCAAGGGAGAAACGGCGGAAGAGTTGGCGGGCTTTGCCACGACCATGCGCGGGCGCGCCGCGCGCATCGTTGCGCCACACGCAAAATTCATTGATACCTGTGGCACGGGCGGCAGTCCGGCGAAGACTTTCAACGTTTCGACGGCGGCGGCCTTTGTCGTGGCGGCGGCAGGCTTGCCCGTTGCCAAACACGGCAACGTCGGCGTGACTTCCAAAGCGGGCAGCGCCGATGTCTTGCGCGCCTTGGGCGTGCGCGTAGACTTGCCGCCCGCCCGCGTCGGCGAAATCTTTGCCGAGATTGGGCTGTGTTTTATGTTCGCGCCCTTGCATCACGCGGCGACGAAGCGTGTGGCAATAGTGCGGCGCGAATTGGGTGTGCGCACGATTTTCAATTTGCTGGGGCCGCTGACCAATCCGGCGGGCGCGCCCTTCCAAGTCATCGGTGTATCGAATGCTGCCGCCGTTTCAAAGGTCGCGCACGCCTTGGCGCATCTCGGCACGCAACGCGCCTGGGTCGTGCGTGGCGAAGACGGCCTGGATGAAATCACGCTGGCGGGCCGCACGCTGGTTTACGAAGTTGCGCCCGCTGGCGTCGAGCAACTCGACATCACGCCGGGCCATTTCGACGTGCCGCGCCATTCGCTGGAAACCTTGCGCGGTGAATCCGCCGCCGCGAACGCCGCCACGATCCGCGCCATCTTGCAGGGCGAACTGACGGGCGCGGCGCGCGATCTGGTATTGATCAATGCGGCGGCCAATTTATACGTGGCTGAACTGTGCGACAGCTTGCAAGCGGCGTTTGAATTGGCGCGGGAAACGGTTGAATCCGGCGCGGCGTTGGCGAAGCTGGAAGCGTTGCGAGAGGTGAGTCAGTAA
- the trpE gene encoding anthranilate synthase component I, whose protein sequence is MSPATYEEFLQLAAQGTVVPLVKTVMADLLTPVSAYLRIERQAPHAFLLESIEGGEKIARYSFLGCRPHTIVRARGSAVTIEKADGSSETINAPMLEVLRGLMQPHRPVKLPGLPPFSAGAVGYFGYDAVRWFERLPNQAKDDLQMDTACVMFFASLLAFDHVKHQIQIIANVFTEGETDGERLREKYIAACTELARLEASLAAPAELPPSARRAEPLQIRSNMTKEYYVSCIERIKEYIRAGDAFQVVFAQRFETDLKSHPFQVYRALRVVNPSPYMFYLKLGQDETLLGASPEMLVRSVNHQLEYRPIAGTNRRGATEAEDHELEQHLVHDEKERAEHVMLVDLGRNDLGRVAEYGSVRVDGLMFVERFSHVMHLVSSLKATLQPELDCFDALAATFPAGTLSGAPKVRAMEIIDELEPTRRGAYAGSVLYFDYSGNLDSCIVLRTLYVKGQHAYVQAGGGIVADSAPESEFQETLNKSRALVRAIEIAEKEL, encoded by the coding sequence ATGTCGCCAGCAACCTACGAAGAATTCCTGCAACTCGCCGCGCAAGGCACCGTCGTGCCGTTGGTCAAAACGGTGATGGCCGATTTGCTGACGCCGGTGTCGGCTTACTTACGCATCGAACGCCAAGCGCCGCACGCCTTCCTGCTCGAATCCATTGAGGGCGGCGAGAAGATCGCGCGTTATTCCTTTCTAGGTTGCAGGCCGCATACCATCGTCAGAGCGCGCGGGTCTGCGGTCACAATTGAAAAGGCGGATGGCAGCAGCGAAACGATCAACGCGCCGATGCTGGAAGTTTTGCGCGGATTGATGCAGCCGCATCGCCCGGTCAAGCTGCCCGGCTTGCCGCCGTTTTCGGCTGGCGCAGTGGGCTATTTCGGTTACGACGCGGTGCGCTGGTTCGAGCGCTTGCCCAATCAGGCCAAAGACGATTTGCAGATGGACACGGCCTGCGTGATGTTCTTTGCCAGCCTGCTGGCCTTCGATCACGTCAAGCACCAGATTCAAATCATCGCCAACGTGTTTACCGAAGGCGAAACCGACGGCGAACGCTTGCGCGAAAAATACATCGCCGCCTGCACCGAACTGGCGCGTTTGGAAGCCTCGCTGGCCGCGCCCGCTGAATTGCCGCCCTCGGCGCGCCGGGCGGAACCCCTGCAAATCCGCTCGAACATGACCAAAGAGTATTACGTGTCATGCATCGAGCGGATCAAAGAGTACATCCGCGCGGGTGACGCCTTTCAGGTGGTGTTTGCGCAGCGCTTCGAGACCGATTTGAAATCGCATCCGTTCCAGGTCTATCGCGCGCTGCGTGTGGTCAATCCGTCGCCGTACATGTTTTATTTGAAACTGGGGCAAGACGAGACGCTGCTGGGCGCTTCGCCGGAAATGCTGGTACGCTCGGTCAATCATCAACTCGAATACCGCCCCATCGCGGGCACCAACCGGCGCGGCGCGACGGAAGCCGAAGACCATGAACTTGAACAGCATTTGGTGCATGACGAAAAAGAACGCGCTGAACACGTGATGCTGGTGGATTTGGGCCGCAACGATTTGGGCCGCGTGGCGGAATACGGTTCGGTGCGCGTGGACGGGCTGATGTTCGTCGAACGTTTTTCGCACGTGATGCATTTGGTTTCGTCGTTGAAAGCCACGCTGCAGCCCGAGTTGGATTGCTTCGACGCGCTGGCCGCGACCTTTCCGGCGGGTACGCTCTCAGGCGCGCCGAAAGTGCGCGCGATGGAAATCATTGATGAGCTGGAACCGACGCGGCGCGGGGCCTATGCCGGGTCGGTGTTATATTTCGATTACTCCGGCAACCTGGATTCCTGCATTGTACTGCGCACGCTGTATGTGAAAGGGCAGCACGCCTATGTGCAGGCGGGCGGCGGCATCGTGGCCGATTCGGCGCCGGAAAGTGAGTTTCAAGAGACACTCAACAAATCGCGCGCCTTGGTGCGCGCGATTGAAATCGCGGAGAAAGAGCTATGA
- a CDS encoding STAS domain-containing protein, whose product MELNERKVGNIVVVDLKIGVQQRGQYEPLQQLVRGHLAAGQSRFILNLAACEWIDSSGLGELIKLLVAVMRQGGNLKLAAVPHKLKGILTVTNLTQVFEIYDSEPAALASFPA is encoded by the coding sequence ATGGAATTGAATGAACGCAAGGTGGGCAACATCGTCGTGGTGGATTTGAAAATCGGCGTGCAGCAGCGGGGGCAATATGAACCATTGCAGCAACTGGTGCGCGGGCATCTGGCGGCTGGCCAATCGCGCTTCATCTTGAATCTGGCGGCGTGTGAATGGATAGATAGTTCGGGCTTGGGCGAATTGATCAAACTGTTGGTCGCCGTGATGCGCCAGGGCGGAAATCTGAAATTGGCGGCGGTGCCGCACAAGCTGAAAGGTATCTTGACGGTGACCAATCTGACCCAGGTCTTTGAGATTTACGATAGCGAACCGGCGGCATTGGCAAGCTTTCCGGCCTGA
- the hisI gene encoding phosphoribosyl-AMP cyclohydrolase: protein MYEAQIQKLKFDEQGLIPAIVQDDGSNEVLMMAWMNAKSLARTLATGETWFWSRSRQQLWHKGMTSGHTQRVASVHYDCDADTLLVRVVPKGPACHTGARSCFYRSLTAKDNE from the coding sequence ATGTACGAAGCGCAAATTCAAAAACTGAAGTTTGATGAACAGGGCTTGATCCCGGCTATTGTGCAGGACGACGGCAGCAACGAAGTGCTGATGATGGCCTGGATGAACGCCAAGAGTCTGGCGCGCACGCTGGCGACGGGCGAGACCTGGTTTTGGAGCCGTTCGCGCCAACAGTTGTGGCATAAAGGCATGACTTCGGGACATACGCAGCGCGTCGCCAGTGTGCATTACGATTGCGATGCCGACACTTTGCTGGTGCGCGTTGTGCCCAAAGGCCCCGCCTGTCACACCGGCGCCCGCAGTTGTTTCTATAGGAGTTTGACGGCAAAGGACAATGAGTGA
- a CDS encoding VOC family protein, whose protein sequence is MIERLDHIALMATDIERTAQFYCDWAGMEIIHDRRDPGHTHRVIWVRRKADPAGLIIVLIENERTYPHGRMDHFGFHISSRAAVDALAERARAAGILVDAPQYAGPVVGYYCMIKDPDGNLIEFSCDQLKV, encoded by the coding sequence ATGATCGAGCGACTTGACCATATCGCGCTGATGGCAACGGACATCGAGCGCACTGCACAGTTTTATTGCGACTGGGCCGGGATGGAAATCATTCATGACCGCCGTGACCCGGGCCACACGCACCGCGTCATCTGGGTGCGGCGCAAAGCTGATCCGGCAGGTTTGATCATTGTCTTGATTGAAAACGAGCGCACGTATCCACACGGCCGGATGGATCATTTCGGCTTCCACATCTCGTCGCGCGCCGCAGTGGATGCGCTGGCCGAACGCGCCCGCGCCGCTGGCATTTTGGTAGATGCGCCACAATACGCCGGGCCGGTCGTCGGCTATTACTGCATGATCAAAGACCCGGACGGCAACCTGATTGAATTTTCGTGCGACCAGTTGAAGGTTTAA
- a CDS encoding phosphoribosylanthranilate isomerase, translating into MQKVKLKVCGITSLPDALAAVEAGAAYLGFNFYQPSPRYLEPAAAWTIIAQLPPGVIGVGVFVNELEPDSVLELMERSGVRYAQLHGDEDAEYCAEVGAARVIKALRVGADFVVHDVLEYPASAILLDAYDKNLYGGTGKTANWELAQKAARLTTVFLAGGLSPDNVAEAVRTVHPFAVDVNSGVESAPGRKDADKLKLLRQALDSIQ; encoded by the coding sequence ATGCAGAAGGTAAAGCTCAAAGTTTGTGGTATCACTTCGTTGCCTGATGCGTTGGCGGCGGTGGAAGCCGGGGCCGCATACCTGGGCTTTAACTTTTACCAGCCCAGCCCGCGATACCTCGAACCGGCGGCGGCCTGGACGATCATTGCGCAATTGCCGCCGGGCGTGATCGGCGTCGGCGTGTTCGTGAACGAACTGGAGCCTGACAGCGTGCTTGAATTGATGGAACGCAGCGGCGTGCGGTATGCCCAATTGCACGGCGATGAAGATGCGGAGTATTGCGCCGAAGTGGGCGCGGCGCGCGTGATCAAAGCGTTGCGGGTGGGCGCAGACTTTGTCGTCCACGACGTGCTGGAATATCCGGCGTCAGCGATCTTGCTCGATGCCTACGACAAGAATCTGTACGGCGGCACGGGCAAAACGGCGAACTGGGAACTGGCGCAGAAGGCGGCGCGCCTGACGACAGTTTTCCTCGCGGGCGGCTTGTCGCCGGACAATGTTGCCGAAGCTGTGCGCACCGTTCATCCTTTTGCGGTGGACGTGAATAGCGGCGTCGAGAGTGCGCCGGGCCGCAAAGATGCGGACAAGCTGAAATTACTAAGACAAGCACTTGATTCGATCCAATGA
- a CDS encoding alpha/beta hydrolase yields MTYFLVKAGCRMTLLGMLCCLSLSTLTTAQPPAQKAAKASVLSGVRSEEIKFDSAGVALAGTLLLPETEAGKRAPVVLLLSSYGETTRDGFKFGNVAQPVYRELAEHLAGQGFGVLRYDKRCAGASGCKPKMLFDDLVDDAREAVTYLRKRPEFEPTKVFIFGHGEGGFIGSVLGTNDDKLAGIILAASPGRTWNKLLRDQFQQQLKEAGKPAAEIAAFIAKFDGLVRLMGSAGGEELSKGFDPQQPQEAAVLKLVGHPEFAIPLFINDPLQVANGVKAPLLILQGGKDLMVSVKDAQFLNEAMTRAHHRDTTLQLFPDVDHLLKTNQGSATSAANSDAARPLDAALLTTLTQWLQKRAQ; encoded by the coding sequence ATGACATATTTCTTGGTCAAAGCCGGTTGCCGAATGACGCTGCTGGGCATGCTGTGTTGCTTGTCATTGAGCACATTGACAACGGCACAACCACCAGCGCAAAAGGCCGCGAAAGCGTCCGTGCTTTCAGGCGTGCGCAGCGAGGAGATCAAATTCGACAGCGCGGGCGTAGCGTTGGCGGGCACCTTGTTGTTGCCGGAAACCGAAGCGGGCAAACGCGCGCCAGTCGTGTTGTTGCTGTCCAGTTATGGCGAGACGACGCGCGACGGGTTCAAATTCGGCAATGTCGCCCAGCCGGTTTATCGTGAACTGGCTGAGCATCTGGCGGGCCAGGGCTTTGGCGTGTTGCGCTATGACAAACGCTGCGCGGGCGCGAGCGGGTGCAAACCGAAAATGCTCTTTGATGACTTGGTGGATGACGCGCGCGAGGCCGTGACGTACTTGCGCAAGCGGCCTGAATTCGAGCCGACCAAGGTCTTCATCTTCGGTCACGGCGAAGGCGGCTTTATCGGTTCGGTGCTGGGTACCAACGATGACAAATTGGCTGGGATCATTTTGGCGGCTTCGCCGGGGCGCACTTGGAACAAATTGCTGCGCGACCAATTTCAGCAGCAGTTAAAAGAAGCCGGGAAACCGGCGGCGGAAATCGCCGCCTTCATTGCCAAATTTGACGGCCTGGTGCGCTTGATGGGATCGGCGGGCGGCGAAGAGTTGAGCAAAGGCTTCGACCCGCAACAGCCGCAAGAGGCCGCCGTGCTCAAACTGGTCGGCCATCCGGAATTTGCCATCCCGCTTTTCATCAACGATCCCTTGCAGGTCGCCAACGGCGTCAAAGCGCCGCTGCTGATTTTGCAAGGCGGCAAGGATTTGATGGTGAGCGTGAAAGATGCGCAGTTCTTGAATGAAGCCATGACCCGCGCCCATCACCGTGACACTACGCTGCAACTGTTCCCGGACGTTGATCACTTGCTGAAAACCAACCAAGGGTCGGCGACGAGTGCTGCCAACAGCGATGCCGCCCGCCCGCTGGATGCGGCGTTGCTCACCACGCTGACCCAATGGTTGCAAAAACGGGCGCAATGA
- the hisE gene encoding phosphoribosyl-ATP diphosphatase encodes MQDLYQLILDRKEQRPEGSYTTYLFNSGLDKILKKVGEESAETIIAAKNGSSDEARKLLAGEISDLLYHLLVLMVERNVSLQDILTELNHRAGKAANQKYSKQG; translated from the coding sequence CTGCAAGACCTTTATCAACTGATTCTCGACCGCAAAGAACAACGGCCGGAAGGTTCGTATACGACCTATCTGTTCAACAGCGGCCTCGACAAGATTCTCAAAAAAGTCGGCGAAGAATCCGCCGAGACGATCATTGCCGCCAAGAACGGCAGCAGCGACGAGGCACGCAAGCTGCTGGCCGGTGAAATCAGCGATTTGCTCTATCACCTGTTGGTGCTGATGGTCGAACGCAACGTGAGTTTGCAAGACATCCTGACCGAGTTGAATCACCGCGCGGGCAAAGCGGCGAACCAAAAATACAGCAAGCAAGGATGA
- the hisF gene encoding imidazole glycerol phosphate synthase subunit HisF: MLAKRIIPCLDVDRGRVVKGISFVNLIDAGDPVEQGARYDREGADELVFLDITASSDRRNTVVKMVRHVADSVFIPFTVGGGIRTAEDVHAMLKAGADKVSVNTAAVKNPQLIREGAERFGAQCMVVAVDAKRRARADESVPLSWEVYLHGGRTKTGKDVIEWVQQAAELGAGEILLTSMDCDGQRDGYDLELTRAVAEAVNIPVIASGGAGALQHLYEAFTIGKASAVLAASIFHFGEFTIGAAKAYLRERGILLR, from the coding sequence ATGCTGGCAAAACGTATCATCCCCTGTCTCGACGTTGACCGTGGCCGCGTGGTCAAAGGCATTAGCTTCGTCAACTTGATTGACGCGGGCGATCCCGTCGAACAGGGCGCACGCTATGACCGCGAAGGCGCGGACGAGTTGGTCTTTTTGGACATTACGGCTTCTTCTGACCGGCGCAATACCGTAGTTAAAATGGTGCGCCACGTCGCGGACAGCGTCTTTATCCCGTTCACCGTCGGCGGTGGCATTCGCACGGCTGAAGATGTGCACGCGATGTTGAAAGCTGGGGCCGACAAGGTTTCGGTCAACACGGCAGCGGTGAAGAATCCGCAACTGATTCGCGAAGGTGCTGAACGTTTCGGTGCGCAATGCATGGTTGTGGCGGTGGATGCCAAGCGGCGTGCACGGGCGGACGAAAGCGTGCCGTTAAGCTGGGAAGTTTACTTGCACGGCGGGCGCACAAAGACTGGCAAAGACGTGATTGAATGGGTGCAGCAGGCGGCGGAGTTGGGCGCGGGCGAGATTCTATTGACCAGCATGGATTGCGATGGGCAGCGCGATGGCTATGATCTGGAGTTGACCCGCGCGGTGGCCGAGGCGGTCAACATCCCGGTCATTGCTTCGGGCGGCGCGGGCGCGTTGCAGCATCTGTATGAAGCCTTCACCATCGGCAAAGCGAGTGCGGTGCTGGCGGCTTCGATCTTCCACTTCGGTGAGTTTACGATTGGCGCGGCCAAGGCGTATTTGCGCGAACGCGGCATTTTGTTGCGTTGA